Proteins found in one Zea mays cultivar B73 chromosome 1, Zm-B73-REFERENCE-NAM-5.0, whole genome shotgun sequence genomic segment:
- the LOC103632944 gene encoding uncharacterized protein: MPCWSCHPWPPFHIKTLAYVGTRVLFVEEMGSSAVQVQRRRRQLTLVLVTTAALLERADEALLPAVYKEVGESLGVSPTALGSLTLCRALVQTLCYPLATCAAARYDRARVVAVGAFLWAVATLLVGASGTYLQMALARGFNGVGLAVVVPAVYSLVADYSDDGTRGAAFGWVTMAQSMGHVAGNSLGVLLAATSFLGVPGWRLAFYALALVSASIAALTWLLGADPRPVSVKATAAATLAQLVREAKDVVKVPTFQIIVAQGVAGSVPWSALSFAAMWLELVGFTHWQTTVITSLNSLANALGSLFAGFVGDPVALRFPNTGRIALAQVCTASSIPLAAVMLLALPDNPSAGAAYAAMFFVFGFVSPWCPASTNNPIFAEIVPEKARTTVYAMDRCFESVFASFAPPLVGILAERVFGYQPASSGTSVEADRENAAALGKAVFAEIAVPVAVCCLTYTALYWTYPADRRHAQMAALQAAAGDQDCDCEATSVAHAAGAEGLNQALLAGTRTE, from the exons ATGCCATGTTGGAGCTGTCATCCCTGGCCTCCGTTTCATATTAAAACCCTTGCGTACGTTGGCACGCGAGTGTTGTTTGTGGAGGAAATGGGGAGCAGCGCGGTGCAGGTGCAGCGGCGTAGGCGGCAGTTGACGCTGGTTCTGGTGACCACGGCGGCGCTGCTGGAGCGCGCGGACGAGGCGCTGCTGCCCGCGGTGTACAAGGAGGTAGGCGAGTCGCTGGGCGTGTCGCCCACCGCGCTGGGCTCCCTCACGCTGTGCCGCGCGCTGGTGCAGACCCTGTGCTACCCGCTCGCGACGTGCGCCGCGGCGCGCTACGATCGCGCGCGCGTCGTCGCTGTCGGGGCATTCCTCTGGGCCGTGGCCACGCTGCTCGTCGGCGCCTCGGGCACATATCTCCAG ATGGCGTTGGCAAGGGGCTTCAACGGCGTCGGGCTGGCGGTCGTTGTGCCTGCGGTCTACTCCCTGGTGGCCGACTACAGCGACGACGGCACGCGTGGCGCGGCGTTCGGGTGGGTGACGATGGCGCAAAGCATGGGCCACGTCGCGGGGAACTCCCTCGGCGTGCTGCTAGCGGCTACAAGCTTCCTCGGCGTCCCAGGCTGGCGGCTGGCATTCTACGCCCTCGCGCTCGTCAGCGCCTCGATCGCCGCCCTAACGTGGCTCCTCGGCGCCGACCCGCGCCCCGTCAGCGTGAAGGCCACGGCTGCGGCCACGCTGGCCCAACTCGTCCGAGAGGCCAAGGACGTGGTGAAGGTGCCGACGTTCCAGATCATAGTGGCGCAGGGCGTGGCTGGGTCGGTGCCGTGGTCGGCGCTCAGCTTCGCCGCCATGTGGCTGGAACTCGTCGGGTTCACGCACTGGCAGACCACCGTCATCACTAGCCTGAACAGTCTCGCTAACGCGCTTGGCTCGCTGTTCGCGGGGTTCGTCGGGGACCCAGTGGCGCTGCGGTTCCCCAACACGGGCAGGATCGCGCTTGCGCAGGTGTGCACCGCGTCGAGCATCCCGCTCGCCGCCGTCATGCTGCTGGCGCTCCCCGACAACCCCTCTGCGGGGGCCGCGTACGCCGCCATGTTCTTCGTCTTCGGCTTCGTCTCGCCCTGGTGCCCCGCCTCCACAAACAA CCCAATTTTTGCGGAGATCGTGCCGGAGAAGGCGAGGACGACGGTGTACGCTATGGACAGGTGCTTCGAGTCAGTGTTTGCCTCTTTCGCGCCGCCGCTCGTGGGCATCCTGGCGGAGCGCGTCTTCGGGTACCAACCGGCCTCGTCCGGCACGAGCGTGGAGGCTGACAGGGAGAACGCCGCTGCTCTCGGCAAGGCGGTATTCGCAGAGATCGCCGTGCCAGTTGCCGTCTGTTGCCTCACCTACACCGCGCTGTACTGGACTTACCCCGCGGACAGACGGCACGCGCAGATGGCCGCTCTGCAGGCGGCGGCGGGCGATCAGGACTGCGACTGTGAAGCAACTTCAGTTGCCCATGCTGCAGGAGCCGAGGGCTTGAACCAGGCGCTACTTGCCGGGACAAGAACGGAGTAG
- the LOC541636 gene encoding response regulator 8, giving the protein MAAAEARGADFPVGMKVLVVDDDPTCLVVLKRMLLECRYDVTTCPQATRALTMLRENRRGFDVIISDVHMPDMDGFRLLELVGLEMDLPVIMMSADSRTDIVMKGIKHGACDYLIKPVRMEELKNIWQHVVRKKFNGNKDHEHSGSLDDTDRNRPTNNDNEYASSANDGGDGSWKSQKKKREKEDDETDLESGDPSTSKKPRVVWSVELHQQFVNAVNHLGIDKAVPKKILELMNVPGLTRENVASHLQKFRLYLKRIAQHHAGIPHPFVASASSAKVAPLGGLEFQALAASGQIPPQALAALQDELLGRPTSSLALPGRDQSSLRLAAIKGNKPHGEREIAFGQPIYKCQNNTYGAFSQSSPAVGGLPSFAAWPNNKLGMTDSSNTLGNVGNSQNSNMLLHELQQQPDTLLSGTLHNIDVKPSGVVMPSQSLNVFPASEGISHNQNPLVIPSQSPSFLASVPPSMKHESLLGSPSPSTSLLGGLDMVNQASTSQPLISSHGANLPGLMNRSSNAMPSPGISNFQSGNIPYVVTQNAMGVSSRPPGVLKTECTESLTHSYGYIGGSTSVDSSLLSSQAKNPQYGLLQSQNDVSSSWLSSQDFDSFGNSLGQGHPGSTSSSFQSSALGKLPDQGRGRNHGFVGKGTCIPSRFAVDEVGSPTNLSHNIVNSGDIVNPDIFGFSGQM; this is encoded by the exons ATGGCGGCGGCAGAGGCGCGGGGAGCGGACTTCCCCGTGGGGATGAAGGTTCTGGTTGTGGACGACGACCCGACGTGCCTCGTCGTGCTCAAGAGGATGCTCCTTGAGTGCCGGTACGACG TGACAACATGTCCGCAGGCTACAAGAGCACTAACTATGTTGCGAGAAAATAGGCGTGGTTTTGATGTTATAATAAGTGATGTCCACATGCCGGATATGGATGGATTCAGGCTACTTGAACTTGTAGGCCTTGAGATGGATCTTCCGGTTATCA TGATGTCTGCTGATTCAAGAACGGATATTGTAATGAAGGGAATTAAGCATGGAGCATGTGACTATTTAATAAAACCTGTCAGAATGGAGGAGTTGAAAAACATCTGGCAACATGTTGTTAGGAAAAAATTTAATGGAAACAAGGATCATGAGCATTCTGGTAGCCTAGATGATACCGATCGTAACAGACCAACCAATAATGATAATGAATATGCTTCCTCTGCGAATGATGGAGGTGATGGCAGCTGGAAAtctcagaaaaagaaaagagagaaaGAAGATGATGAAACTGACCTAGAAAGTGGCGATCCTTCTACATCAAAGAAACCAAGAGTTGTTTGGTCAGTTGAGCTTCATCAACAATTTGTGAATGCAGTCAATCACCTCGGGATAGACA AAGCTGTTCCAAAGAAAATTTTGGAATTGATGAATGTCCCTGGCTTAACCAGGGAAAATGTTGCCAGCCATTTGCAG AAATTCAGACTCTACCTGAAGAGAATTGCACAGCATCATGCTGGAATACCTCATCCATTTGTTGCGTCTGCTTCTAGTGCTAAAGTTGCTCCGTTAGGAGGACTGGAATTCCAAGCTTTGGCTGCTTCTGGTCAGATCCCTCCTCAAGCTCTGGCTGCTTTGCAGGATGAACTCCTTGGTCGACCTACAAGCAGTTTGGCATTGCCTGGAAGAGACCAGTCATCTTTGCGACTGGCTGCAATCAAAGGAAACAAGCCCCATGGAGAGAGAGAAATAGCATTTGGTCAACCCATATACAAGTGTCAGAATAACACGTATGGTGCATTTTCTCAAAGCAGCCCAGCAGTTGGAGGATTGCCATCTTTTGCAGCTTGGCCCAATAACAAACTTGGTATGACTGATTCTTCAAACACATTGGGAAATGTGGGCAATTCTCAAAATAGCAATATGTTATTGCATGAATTGCAGCAACAGCCAGACACCTTGCTGTCAGGAACCCTTCACAATATTGATGTCAAACCTTCTGGTGTAGTTATGCCATCTCAGTCGTTAAATGTGTTCCCGGCTAGTGAAGGCATCTCACATAATCAAAATCCATTGGTTATACCATCTCAATCCCCAAGCTTTCTGGCATCAGTTCCTCCATCCATGAAACATGAATCCCTTCTTGGATCACCTTCACCATCAACCAGTCTGTTGGGTGGGCTTGATATGGTTAATCAAGCTTCAACAAGTCAGCCTTTGATTAGTAGCCATGGAGCAAATCTTCCTGGTCTCATGAACCGCAGCTCAAATGCAATGCCTTCACCAGGAATTAGTAATTTTCAAAGTGGGAATATTCCTTATGTGGTTACTCAGAATGCTATGGGAGTTAGCTCAAGACCACCAGGTGTTCTAAAGACTGAGTGCACTGAATCGCTGACTCATAGTTATGGCTATATTGGTGGTAGCACCAGTGTGGACTCTAGCTTGCTCTCTTCTCAGGCCAAAAATCCACAGTATGGTTTATTGCAGAGTCAAAATGATGTTAGCAGCAGCTGGTTGTCTTCACAAGATTTTGATAGTTTTGGAAATTCTCTTGGGCAAGGCCACCCTGGTTCCACTTCGTCTAGCTTCCAGAGTTCCGCTCTTGGCAAATTGCCTGACCAAGGACGAGGGAGGAATCATGGGTTTGTCGGGAAAGGCACTTGCATTCCAAGTCGCTTTGCGGTGGATGAGGTTGGATCTCCAACTAACTTGAGCCACAACATTGTAAACAGTGGAGACATAGTGAACCCGGACATATTCGGATTTAGTGGACAGATGTGA
- the LOC541636 gene encoding response regulator 8 isoform X1 codes for MLRENRRGFDVIISDVHMPDMDGFRLLELVGLEMDLPVIMMSADSRTDIVMKGIKHGACDYLIKPVRMEELKNIWQHVVRKKFNGNKDHEHSGSLDDTDRNRPTNNDNEYASSANDGGDGSWKSQKKKREKEDDETDLESGDPSTSKKPRVVWSVELHQQFVNAVNHLGIDKAVPKKILELMNVPGLTRENVASHLQKFRLYLKRIAQHHAGIPHPFVASASSAKVAPLGGLEFQALAASGQIPPQALAALQDELLGRPTSSLALPGRDQSSLRLAAIKGNKPHGEREIAFGQPIYKCQNNTYGAFSQSSPAVGGLPSFAAWPNNKLGMTDSSNTLGNVGNSQNSNMLLHELQQQPDTLLSGTLHNIDVKPSGVVMPSQSLNVFPASEGISHNQNPLVIPSQSPSFLASVPPSMKHESLLGSPSPSTSLLGGLDMVNQASTSQPLISSHGANLPGLMNRSSNAMPSPGISNFQSGNIPYVVTQNAMGVSSRPPGVLKTECTESLTHSYGYIGGSTSVDSSLLSSQAKNPQYGLLQSQNDVSSSWLSSQDFDSFGNSLGQGHPGSTSSSFQSSALGKLPDQGRGRNHGFVGKGTCIPSRFAVDEVGSPTNLSHNIVNSGDIVNPDIFGFSGQM; via the exons ATGTTGCGAGAAAATAGGCGTGGTTTTGATGTTATAATAAGTGATGTCCACATGCCGGATATGGATGGATTCAGGCTACTTGAACTTGTAGGCCTTGAGATGGATCTTCCGGTTATCA TGATGTCTGCTGATTCAAGAACGGATATTGTAATGAAGGGAATTAAGCATGGAGCATGTGACTATTTAATAAAACCTGTCAGAATGGAGGAGTTGAAAAACATCTGGCAACATGTTGTTAGGAAAAAATTTAATGGAAACAAGGATCATGAGCATTCTGGTAGCCTAGATGATACCGATCGTAACAGACCAACCAATAATGATAATGAATATGCTTCCTCTGCGAATGATGGAGGTGATGGCAGCTGGAAAtctcagaaaaagaaaagagagaaaGAAGATGATGAAACTGACCTAGAAAGTGGCGATCCTTCTACATCAAAGAAACCAAGAGTTGTTTGGTCAGTTGAGCTTCATCAACAATTTGTGAATGCAGTCAATCACCTCGGGATAGACA AAGCTGTTCCAAAGAAAATTTTGGAATTGATGAATGTCCCTGGCTTAACCAGGGAAAATGTTGCCAGCCATTTGCAG AAATTCAGACTCTACCTGAAGAGAATTGCACAGCATCATGCTGGAATACCTCATCCATTTGTTGCGTCTGCTTCTAGTGCTAAAGTTGCTCCGTTAGGAGGACTGGAATTCCAAGCTTTGGCTGCTTCTGGTCAGATCCCTCCTCAAGCTCTGGCTGCTTTGCAGGATGAACTCCTTGGTCGACCTACAAGCAGTTTGGCATTGCCTGGAAGAGACCAGTCATCTTTGCGACTGGCTGCAATCAAAGGAAACAAGCCCCATGGAGAGAGAGAAATAGCATTTGGTCAACCCATATACAAGTGTCAGAATAACACGTATGGTGCATTTTCTCAAAGCAGCCCAGCAGTTGGAGGATTGCCATCTTTTGCAGCTTGGCCCAATAACAAACTTGGTATGACTGATTCTTCAAACACATTGGGAAATGTGGGCAATTCTCAAAATAGCAATATGTTATTGCATGAATTGCAGCAACAGCCAGACACCTTGCTGTCAGGAACCCTTCACAATATTGATGTCAAACCTTCTGGTGTAGTTATGCCATCTCAGTCGTTAAATGTGTTCCCGGCTAGTGAAGGCATCTCACATAATCAAAATCCATTGGTTATACCATCTCAATCCCCAAGCTTTCTGGCATCAGTTCCTCCATCCATGAAACATGAATCCCTTCTTGGATCACCTTCACCATCAACCAGTCTGTTGGGTGGGCTTGATATGGTTAATCAAGCTTCAACAAGTCAGCCTTTGATTAGTAGCCATGGAGCAAATCTTCCTGGTCTCATGAACCGCAGCTCAAATGCAATGCCTTCACCAGGAATTAGTAATTTTCAAAGTGGGAATATTCCTTATGTGGTTACTCAGAATGCTATGGGAGTTAGCTCAAGACCACCAGGTGTTCTAAAGACTGAGTGCACTGAATCGCTGACTCATAGTTATGGCTATATTGGTGGTAGCACCAGTGTGGACTCTAGCTTGCTCTCTTCTCAGGCCAAAAATCCACAGTATGGTTTATTGCAGAGTCAAAATGATGTTAGCAGCAGCTGGTTGTCTTCACAAGATTTTGATAGTTTTGGAAATTCTCTTGGGCAAGGCCACCCTGGTTCCACTTCGTCTAGCTTCCAGAGTTCCGCTCTTGGCAAATTGCCTGACCAAGGACGAGGGAGGAATCATGGGTTTGTCGGGAAAGGCACTTGCATTCCAAGTCGCTTTGCGGTGGATGAGGTTGGATCTCCAACTAACTTGAGCCACAACATTGTAAACAGTGGAGACATAGTGAACCCGGACATATTCGGATTTAGTGGACAGATGTGA